A window of Leptospira bourretii genomic DNA:
TAGATTCCAAGTAGAAATATTTTTTGCGTGGAATCTCCGAGTGTTTTTATGTTATAATTATAAGACTTCCTCAAGCGGTTGTTTTGAAAATCTACCACAGCATCACTGATTGTTAAATTATAAATTGTCACTGGATCTAAAGGTTCCAAAAATCGAATTTCAAAATTTGTTGGAGATATTTGTTTTAGATTATAATTTTTCGAAGGTGTAATTCTAATCGCTCCAGCCAAGGGAATTGGCTGGACTGGTTCATTAAATATTAAGGTAAACACATCATCTCGATTAAATCCTGTTTGGACCTGTATCTCATTAGCAACAAAATTTGTTATCACAGACGTTGATGTAATTGAAATTAAATCTGGAGATACCAAATCATCCCCTACTGTAAATACAACATTCTGGGCGGAAGAAAGATCGTTTCCACTTTTATCGCGTGCTGTTGTAGCAACACTGAGCGAGTATACTGTTCCAAAATTTAGCGGGTATTTAGGTATGAATTGAAATGTTTGGTCGTTGTCGGAGATCACTGTATTGGGAATGTCAAACTCAACGGATGGACTTAGGGAAACGGCACCAAATACGGACAATTTGTCCATAGGTTTGTCAAATTTTACCGTTACTAACGAATTAGGTGATACTCCTACATCCCCATTTGCCGGAATTGTCTGAGACACTTTTGGTTTATTTAGGTCTGTAGAATAACTAAATCGAGACCTGTAGTCATCCAATAAATTTACTCCACCAACGGACTCCGCTTTGGACTTTCCAATGCTAAAAATATACATTCCAGGATCTGATAACTTATTGTTGGGTGAAAAAATCATTAAGTTTCCGATCCAGGAAAAAGTTCCCCCCACTGCCGAACCATCTCGAATTAAACTAAAACCCGACTGAGTGAAAGTTTGATTCATTTCCTCTGAAAACAAAA
This region includes:
- a CDS encoding Ig-like domain-containing protein, which codes for MVTRLFVIFVFLLEISCSQLLDNAEGPFDFLPATSLLPASTPPRIILADPADGSLGISPETKISILFSEEMNQTFTQSGFSLIRDGSAVGGTFSWIGNLMIFSPNNKLSDPGMYIFSIGKSKAESVGGVNLLDDYRSRFSYSTDLNKPKVSQTIPANGDVGVSPNSLVTVKFDKPMDKLSVFGAVSLSPSVEFDIPNTVISDNDQTFQFIPKYPLNFGTVYSLSVATTARDKSGNDLSSAQNVVFTVGDDLVSPDLISITSTSVITNFVANEIQVQTGFNRDDVFTLIFNEPVQPIPLAGAIRITPSKNYNLKQISPTNFEIRFLEPLDPVTIYNLTISDAVVDFQNNRLRKSYNYNIKTLGDSTQKIFLLGIYSDAAFLNELRSDQLNIISPPLTPCAALANECDQNLYFRFCYGESFGTCSLTLPANGQLLLSSLRLTVRREFGQAIGVCQEYFENPVNATPAPLAPNITAFGTVAKCLDKGSTYSITVKGGSSGIKDNHGNIMDSDRTILIRFPNI